From Paenibacillus thermoaerophilus, the proteins below share one genomic window:
- a CDS encoding superoxide dismutase family protein yields MYRIRAIKAAKGAALLAVVLSVLPGCGSDAVANEPAPSSITVTLRDGSGAVKGQAVLTEADGGVRMRVTVNGLAPGRHGIHFHEKGVCQGPDFASAGEHLNPAGKHHGLENPEGPHAGDLPNLTVDAKGSSDIVLFSPLVTLQAGKPNSLRKPGGTALIVHEKADDQKTDPSGNSGARMLCGVIE; encoded by the coding sequence ATGTATCGCATACGAGCGATAAAAGCGGCCAAAGGAGCGGCACTGTTAGCCGTCGTTTTGAGCGTCCTGCCCGGCTGCGGCTCCGACGCCGTGGCGAACGAGCCGGCGCCTTCGTCCATTACCGTCACGCTGAGAGACGGCTCGGGAGCCGTCAAAGGACAAGCCGTCCTGACGGAGGCGGACGGCGGCGTCAGGATGCGAGTAACCGTCAACGGGCTCGCGCCGGGACGGCACGGCATCCATTTTCACGAGAAAGGCGTTTGCCAGGGGCCCGATTTCGCATCGGCCGGCGAACATCTGAATCCGGCCGGCAAGCATCACGGATTGGAAAACCCGGAAGGTCCGCATGCCGGCGATCTGCCCAACTTGACGGTCGATGCCAAGGGATCGAGCGACATTGTGCTGTTTTCGCCCCTTGTTACGCTGCAGGCCGGCAAGCCGAATTCGCTGCGGAAACCCGGCGGCACGGCTCTCATCGTGCACGAGAAGGCGGACGATCAGAAGACCGATCCGTCAGGCAATTCGGGCGCGCGCATGTTGTGCGGGGTTATCGAATAA
- a CDS encoding protein-glutamine gamma-glutamyltransferase — protein MIRIAGAPADPVQIAEGAGLTPIEQRTLMKLAESRLVYRYASREQLLFELRLRREIVRAARELNASGIRFAVDRYATTNPSVWALTPRKSFQLLPGISPAAGIRDIYANGRMYAFECATAMLVVLYKAVLETIGEANFNRLFANLVLYHWDFDRDLRLITLPTIDFLPGDILYFRNPDVNPRTPEWQGENAVDLGDGTYYGHGLGIRPAWEIIQALNRHRVPFSFTSAYLLNQATRPDFTYLAQFASPVYS, from the coding sequence ATGATCCGAATTGCAGGCGCGCCGGCCGATCCGGTGCAAATCGCCGAGGGAGCCGGCCTGACTCCCATCGAGCAGCGGACGCTGATGAAATTGGCCGAAAGCCGGCTGGTGTACCGCTACGCTTCCCGAGAGCAATTGCTGTTCGAATTGCGTTTGCGCAGGGAAATCGTCAGGGCGGCACGCGAGCTGAATGCCAGCGGCATCCGGTTTGCCGTGGACCGCTACGCCACCACCAACCCATCCGTCTGGGCTCTGACGCCGCGGAAGTCTTTCCAGCTCCTCCCCGGCATCTCGCCGGCCGCCGGAATTCGCGACATCTACGCCAACGGCCGGATGTACGCGTTCGAATGCGCGACAGCGATGCTCGTCGTGCTGTACAAAGCCGTGCTGGAAACGATCGGCGAGGCGAATTTCAACCGCTTGTTCGCCAACTTGGTCTTGTACCACTGGGATTTCGACAGGGATCTGCGGCTCATTACCTTGCCGACCATCGACTTTTTGCCGGGAGACATCCTCTACTTCCGCAACCCGGACGTCAATCCGCGCACGCCCGAATGGCAGGGTGAGAACGCCGTCGATCTGGGCGACGGCACCTACTACGGACACGGGCTCGGCATCCGTCCGGCATGGGAAATCATCCAGGCGTTAAACCGGCACCGCGTTCCCTTCAGCTTTACATCCGCCTATTTGCTGAATCAGGCCACCCGGCCGGACTTCACCTATCTGGCCCAATTCGCCTCGCCGGTTTACAGTTGA
- a CDS encoding response regulator produces MARLLIVDDLAFFRHMLRGIVSSAGHEIAGEADNGLKAVAQYRSLRPHLVLMDVMMPVMDGFTAARMIRRLDPAARFVICTARTDESTVAEAMACGAADIVAKPFQESRLLQAIWRGLRDAPPSAVPPIDRQASPAEVGPARPRPNTCGT; encoded by the coding sequence GTGGCGCGTCTGCTGATTGTCGACGACCTGGCCTTTTTTCGGCATATGCTCCGGGGGATCGTCTCGTCGGCCGGACACGAGATTGCCGGCGAGGCCGACAACGGCCTCAAGGCGGTCGCCCAGTACCGTTCGCTGCGCCCCCATCTGGTGCTGATGGACGTCATGATGCCGGTGATGGACGGCTTTACAGCGGCGCGCATGATTCGCCGTCTCGACCCGGCCGCCCGCTTCGTCATCTGCACGGCACGGACCGACGAATCCACGGTCGCCGAAGCGATGGCTTGCGGGGCCGCCGATATCGTCGCCAAGCCTTTTCAGGAGAGCCGATTGCTTCAGGCGATATGGCGCGGGCTGAGAGATGCGCCTCCGTCCGCCGTTCCCCCGATCGATCGGCAGGCTTCGCCGGCGGAAGTCGGCCCGGCGCGGCCGCGGCCCAATACGTGCGGAACTTGA